From Solibacillus isronensis, the proteins below share one genomic window:
- a CDS encoding ABC transporter ATP-binding protein, translated as MSQPIVEIKNLNKTIKGKHIIKDLNLDFYPGQITGFLGPNGAGKTTTIRMMTGLMYPSKGEVIIDGKQLSTNYEEAISNIGVIVENPEMYKYMSGYKNLQHFARMHKGVTKQRIDEVVAQVGLQNRIHEKVKTYSLGMRQRLGLAQAMLHRPKFLILDEPTNGLDPAGIREFRMYLRKIAVEDNVAIVVSSHLLSEIELMVDRIAIIQNGELIDIRELQHVEAAQYYIEVGQPDQLQAMFEEPLTKENGGYVVNLTKEEVPALIRKLVESGIDLYTIQPIQKRLEDQFIEMTGGGAIDAIR; from the coding sequence TTGTCACAGCCAATTGTGGAAATTAAAAATTTGAACAAAACGATTAAAGGCAAACACATTATTAAAGACTTGAACCTGGACTTTTACCCGGGGCAAATTACCGGATTTTTGGGGCCAAATGGAGCGGGTAAAACCACGACAATCCGTATGATGACGGGGTTAATGTATCCTTCTAAAGGAGAAGTAATCATCGATGGGAAACAGCTTTCGACAAATTATGAAGAAGCGATCAGTAACATCGGTGTAATCGTTGAAAACCCGGAAATGTATAAATATATGTCAGGGTATAAAAACTTACAGCACTTTGCCCGAATGCATAAAGGTGTAACGAAACAGCGTATTGATGAAGTTGTAGCGCAAGTCGGTCTGCAAAATCGTATTCATGAAAAAGTGAAAACATATTCGTTAGGGATGCGTCAACGCCTTGGACTGGCACAAGCGATGCTGCACCGTCCAAAGTTTTTAATTTTGGATGAGCCGACAAATGGTCTGGACCCTGCTGGGATCCGTGAATTCCGTATGTATTTGCGTAAAATTGCCGTAGAGGATAATGTCGCCATCGTTGTATCGAGTCACCTTTTATCCGAAATCGAGTTAATGGTAGACCGGATCGCGATTATTCAAAATGGTGAGCTGATTGATATTCGTGAACTGCAACATGTCGAGGCAGCACAATATTACATTGAAGTCGGCCAGCCGGATCAGCTTCAGGCGATGTTCGAAGAGCCGTTAACAAAAGAGAATGGCGGCTACGTAGTCAATCTAACAAAAGAAGAAGTGCCTGCACTTATTCGTAAACTAGTTGAATCGGGTATTGATCTATATACGATCCAGCCGATTCAAAAACGTCTTGAAGATCAATTTATCGAGATGACAGGTGGAGGTGCAATCGATGCAATACGTTAA
- a CDS encoding sugar-phosphatase, with translation MENNEQAWGKLLKYYRQKKKQKQDDVAFGICTPSYLSRIENGIVVAEHSMYEQLFENLGIDFNKLEQQLKSQTTFLELLYEKLLSNAELTAGEIDQLTAMQTEEQPFEKQLLAKLVYARFLYSKKEDDRARTILNEIEPFINWKKDRITQLFVAITAFGHLSFQEFEQLSIKEADNQLAQFLSNTHPFELANYHYHIAFANHRSYKLQKALEHIELAQQFFTHQYKPLFQLKLYSMKGVIFNDSHRFQEALKEFEAGLNLLANVSSIQTPMQWSSLHNNIAYCYECQENFTEASKHYQLANNYDEDLHSAINWMRTCFAQKDFKQLNTLLIRYEEQQFTVPHHIYQRRLLAYAVETEFTIRGLKLLEDEAFPHFNEQQYYSLILFYAPLWAQFYEQLHAYKQASNCFRLALYASEKIRQRMSS, from the coding sequence ATGGAAAACAATGAACAGGCTTGGGGAAAACTATTAAAATATTATCGTCAAAAAAAGAAGCAGAAACAGGATGACGTTGCTTTCGGCATTTGTACCCCTTCGTATTTAAGCCGGATTGAAAATGGAATCGTTGTCGCAGAACATTCGATGTATGAGCAGCTGTTTGAAAACTTAGGCATCGATTTCAATAAGCTCGAACAACAACTGAAAAGCCAAACCACTTTTTTGGAGCTGTTATACGAAAAATTATTGTCGAATGCCGAGCTTACTGCAGGTGAAATCGACCAATTAACCGCAATGCAAACCGAAGAGCAGCCATTTGAAAAGCAGCTGTTGGCAAAGCTTGTGTATGCTCGTTTCCTTTACTCGAAAAAAGAAGATGATAGGGCGAGAACAATACTTAATGAAATCGAGCCGTTTATCAACTGGAAAAAAGACCGGATCACTCAGCTGTTCGTTGCGATTACCGCTTTCGGTCATCTGTCATTTCAGGAATTTGAACAGTTGTCCATTAAAGAAGCAGACAATCAATTGGCGCAATTTTTATCCAATACCCACCCATTTGAACTGGCCAACTACCATTATCATATTGCTTTTGCGAATCACAGAAGCTATAAGTTACAAAAGGCACTGGAACATATTGAACTTGCACAGCAGTTTTTTACCCATCAGTATAAACCGTTGTTTCAGTTGAAGCTTTATTCCATGAAAGGTGTGATTTTCAATGATTCACATCGATTCCAGGAAGCTCTCAAGGAGTTTGAAGCAGGGCTCAACCTACTTGCGAATGTCTCTTCAATTCAAACACCGATGCAGTGGAGCTCACTGCATAACAATATCGCGTATTGTTACGAATGCCAGGAAAACTTTACGGAAGCGTCCAAACATTATCAATTGGCAAATAACTATGATGAAGACCTGCATTCAGCAATTAATTGGATGCGCACATGCTTTGCGCAAAAGGATTTTAAACAGTTGAATACACTGTTAATACGCTATGAAGAACAGCAATTTACTGTACCCCATCATATTTATCAGCGCAGACTACTAGCGTATGCGGTTGAAACTGAATTTACGATTCGCGGATTAAAATTACTGGAGGATGAAGCTTTTCCGCATTTCAACGAACAGCAGTATTATTCACTGATTCTGTTCTATGCGCCATTATGGGCACAGTTTTACGAGCAGCTCCATGCCTATAAACAGGCGAGCAATTGCTTTAGGCTGGCACTGTATGCAAGTGAAAAAATACGGCAGCGAATGAGCAGCTAA
- a CDS encoding MFS transporter encodes MELRKEYFYLWFGFGASKLGSWIYLIALNLSVWHLTESPAAVAGIYIIGPIARILCSFFAGSIVDRTNKRIILIICDVFRASIVCLMPLLSEIWLIYGLIFLANIAVCFANPSSTFMITKLVSPNDRLRFNAINSMLGSGSFMIGPALGGAIIAMSSTATAMWVNGFMLLFSAFMMYLLPNQEIKSSTQSTVLTLAVIRDDFITVWKFISQRKTLLQFFVLYSTALMICFSLDSQEMSFLKDFHEVTDSVYGIIVGITGIGAIVGGYLAARFVKKLSLVSYIGLGFTCTLLSYFIFYFSPYLMIAVAAFILLGLFMAFSNAGYATFYQQTIPTELMGRFGSSLGLIESVMQITLTLIIGFLAEIYTIQLTTSIFALIGVVIACIVYFHLLNNKPLFSKEELT; translated from the coding sequence TTGGAGTTAAGAAAAGAGTATTTTTATTTGTGGTTCGGGTTTGGCGCATCCAAACTGGGCAGTTGGATTTACTTGATCGCGCTCAATCTTTCGGTCTGGCATTTGACCGAGTCACCGGCAGCTGTCGCGGGCATCTATATTATTGGTCCGATTGCCCGCATTTTGTGCAGTTTTTTTGCCGGCTCCATCGTAGACAGAACCAATAAAAGAATCATATTGATTATTTGTGATGTTTTCCGCGCAAGTATCGTTTGTTTGATGCCGCTGCTTTCGGAAATTTGGCTCATTTACGGTTTGATCTTTTTGGCGAATATCGCGGTCTGTTTTGCCAATCCGAGCAGTACATTTATGATTACAAAACTTGTTTCACCAAATGATCGCTTGCGTTTTAATGCCATCAACAGCATGCTCGGTTCAGGGAGCTTTATGATCGGCCCTGCTTTAGGTGGTGCCATTATCGCCATGAGCAGTACCGCGACTGCGATGTGGGTGAATGGGTTTATGCTTTTGTTTAGCGCATTCATGATGTATTTGCTGCCGAATCAAGAAATCAAGTCGTCCACTCAATCAACTGTACTAACACTTGCTGTTATCCGAGATGATTTTATTACTGTATGGAAATTTATCTCGCAACGGAAAACGCTCCTGCAATTTTTCGTCTTATATTCAACAGCATTGATGATTTGCTTTTCACTTGATTCCCAGGAAATGTCCTTTTTGAAAGATTTCCATGAAGTGACGGATTCGGTTTATGGCATCATTGTAGGAATCACAGGAATCGGTGCCATTGTCGGTGGCTATTTGGCAGCCCGCTTCGTGAAGAAGCTGTCACTCGTTTCATACATCGGCCTCGGGTTTACATGTACGTTACTTTCTTACTTTATATTTTACTTTTCACCTTATTTAATGATTGCGGTCGCTGCCTTTATTTTGCTCGGATTGTTTATGGCGTTCAGCAATGCGGGCTACGCGACATTTTACCAGCAGACAATCCCGACTGAATTGATGGGACGGTTCGGCAGTTCACTTGGACTGATTGAAAGTGTGATGCAGATCACTCTAACCTTGATTATCGGATTTTTGGCGGAAATCTACACGATTCAACTGACAACAAGTATCTTCGCCCTAATCGGTGTTGTCATCGCATGTATCGTCTATTTCCATCTGTTAAACAACAAACCATTGTTTTCAAAAGAGGAGCTAACATAA
- a CDS encoding GntR family transcriptional regulator, whose translation MNFENHIPLHIQLKDLLKTEIVEGKYVEKIPSERELMERFSVSRSTVREAVKHLVHDGVLKKIHGKGTFITKNKTVHDWLNSLNSFTDTVRQMGMKPGAKLLYAKNIDNFPEANEILGQSILFGISRVRTADDQPISIERHFYPTHLGKQIAAYNLNEATIYDIIEKELNITMVEAEQTIRCSPISEEDAKLLDLKPYTNVLNIERVILGVQGEVIEYYSSLFHPELYMLKLKTKRTAGGVTS comes from the coding sequence TTGAACTTTGAAAATCATATTCCGTTACATATTCAACTGAAGGATTTATTGAAAACTGAAATTGTTGAAGGGAAATATGTGGAGAAAATTCCGAGCGAACGTGAATTAATGGAGCGCTTTTCCGTGAGCCGATCAACAGTGAGAGAGGCGGTAAAGCATTTAGTGCATGATGGGGTACTGAAAAAAATCCATGGAAAAGGAACGTTTATTACAAAAAATAAGACGGTACATGACTGGCTTAATTCTTTGAATAGTTTTACAGATACGGTCAGGCAAATGGGAATGAAGCCAGGAGCGAAACTGCTTTATGCGAAAAATATTGATAACTTCCCGGAAGCGAATGAAATATTAGGGCAATCCATATTATTTGGCATTTCCAGAGTACGAACAGCTGATGACCAGCCAATCTCCATCGAACGGCATTTTTATCCAACTCATTTAGGGAAACAAATAGCCGCATACAATCTGAATGAAGCGACGATCTATGACATTATCGAAAAAGAGTTGAATATTACAATGGTCGAAGCTGAACAGACGATTCGCTGTAGCCCAATTAGTGAAGAGGATGCGAAACTCCTCGATTTGAAGCCTTATACGAATGTTTTAAATATTGAACGGGTCATTTTGGGTGTACAAGGTGAAGTGATTGAATATTACAGTAGCCTGTTCCATCCAGAACTTTATATGTTGAAACTGAAAACGAAAAGGACAGCAGGAGGTGTAACTTCATGA
- a CDS encoding GNAT family N-acetyltransferase: MFFYEVDNEIQLKLITQNDAEEIFAFIDRSRDYLREWLGWVDNTKTVEDTRDFAAMNLEKFAKREGLDTAIFYKGQFVGKVSINTINWSLKKCEIGYFLDEEYQGEGIMTRAVKGIIDIAFNEYKLGKVEIHAAVNNTKSRHIAERLGFMHEGTIRQAEWLYNHYVDHAVYGLLKDEWVGEY; this comes from the coding sequence ATGTTCTTTTATGAAGTAGATAATGAAATTCAATTAAAATTAATTACACAAAATGATGCAGAAGAAATCTTTGCTTTCATTGACCGTTCACGCGATTATTTACGAGAATGGCTTGGGTGGGTAGATAATACAAAAACTGTTGAAGATACACGCGATTTTGCCGCAATGAATTTAGAAAAATTCGCAAAGCGTGAAGGTCTGGATACAGCGATTTTTTATAAAGGGCAATTTGTGGGGAAAGTCTCGATCAATACCATTAATTGGTCTCTGAAAAAATGCGAGATCGGCTACTTTTTAGATGAAGAATATCAAGGGGAAGGCATTATGACACGCGCTGTGAAAGGCATCATTGATATCGCCTTCAACGAATATAAGCTTGGAAAAGTTGAAATTCATGCTGCTGTTAATAATACGAAAAGTCGTCATATTGCGGAGCGTCTTGGTTTTATGCATGAAGGGACAATCCGTCAGGCGGAATGGCTGTACAATCACTATGTTGATCATGCAGTATATGGTCTGTTGAAAGACGAATGGGTTGGAGAATACTAA
- a CDS encoding LysR family transcriptional regulator, which produces MTLQQLKYVIEVAKNQSISKAAQNLFISQPSLSNALKELEQELGITIFLRTSKGITITAEGTEFLGYARQVVEQAELLENRYANVQPSQQHFSVSSQHYAFVVSAFVRLFENYDRDEYEFTLRETRTYEIIENVKNLQSEVGILYLNNFNEKVIRKFLREANLEFYPLFEAKPHVFIHIGHPLAHQKSVTLEDLHAYPCLSFEQGEFNSFYFSEEILSTISRPKNIKVSDRATLFNLLIGLNGYTISTGVISQELNKNICSLPLEVDETMTVGYIVHKHVTTSKLAAIYINYLKETIKDELKISSRYSF; this is translated from the coding sequence ATGACATTACAACAACTTAAATATGTAATTGAAGTAGCAAAAAACCAGTCAATTAGTAAAGCAGCCCAAAACTTATTCATTAGCCAGCCTAGCCTTTCGAACGCATTAAAAGAGCTTGAACAAGAGTTAGGCATTACTATTTTTTTACGGACAAGTAAAGGGATAACTATTACCGCTGAAGGAACAGAATTTTTGGGCTATGCGCGGCAAGTTGTCGAGCAAGCTGAACTTTTGGAAAACCGGTATGCAAACGTTCAGCCATCACAACAGCATTTTTCCGTTTCTTCACAACACTATGCCTTCGTTGTGAGTGCATTTGTACGTCTCTTTGAAAATTATGATCGCGATGAATATGAATTTACGCTTCGTGAAACAAGAACATATGAGATTATAGAAAATGTAAAGAATTTACAAAGCGAAGTAGGAATTTTATACTTAAACAATTTTAACGAAAAGGTCATTCGGAAATTTTTAAGGGAAGCCAATTTAGAGTTCTATCCATTATTTGAAGCGAAGCCACATGTATTTATCCATATAGGACACCCGCTTGCACATCAAAAATCCGTTACGTTGGAGGATTTACATGCCTATCCATGCTTATCTTTTGAACAGGGCGAATTTAATTCCTTTTATTTTTCAGAGGAAATATTGAGTACCATTTCACGCCCTAAAAATATTAAGGTTAGTGACCGTGCAACACTTTTCAATTTATTGATTGGGCTTAATGGCTATACCATTTCAACAGGAGTCATTAGTCAGGAATTGAATAAAAATATTTGCTCTCTCCCTCTGGAAGTCGATGAGACGATGACAGTCGGGTATATCGTCCATAAACATGTGACTACTAGTAAACTCGCTGCAATCTATATTAATTATTTAAAAGAAACGATCAAAGATGAACTAAAAATATCTTCTCGCTATAGTTTTTAA
- a CDS encoding iron-containing alcohol dehydrogenase has protein sequence MIYELFLPIKIVAGIDSFQRLSVETEQRKIKRPFIIYSRSAIASQLNIFKQELPNAHFYEISKGEPTTFELEKALAELIVNNCDGVIAIGGGSVIDLAKAVAVFAVNPNLSLNDIPNLAELHRLPFIAVPTTAGTGSEATKVTVITDEKLQKKVNPAHPSFIPDVVILDAMLTVNVPPPVTSFTALDALTHAIEAFVSTKANTMSDFFAKEAISCISRNIETVFVQPDNMEARQQLLMGSFYAGIAFSNSSTNLAHATGRALGVKFHMPHGQCVALMHPFVIQYSLESAYERYEEIAKIIGLNSTQFLSGYLDELNRKQYIWKSAQQIAPLLTDEVIEQLAEQTLSGNGILTNRKVPNIEDIEVIFKQLRKRLQIEGGIVEWQQCQVEK, from the coding sequence ATGATCTATGAACTTTTTCTACCTATAAAAATTGTTGCAGGTATCGATTCATTTCAACGATTATCAGTGGAAACGGAACAAAGAAAGATAAAGCGGCCATTCATCATTTACAGCAGAAGCGCAATAGCCAGTCAATTAAATATTTTTAAGCAGGAACTCCCTAATGCGCATTTTTATGAAATATCTAAAGGGGAGCCAACAACATTTGAACTGGAAAAGGCATTAGCCGAGCTCATAGTAAACAACTGTGATGGTGTCATTGCCATCGGTGGCGGGAGTGTCATTGACTTAGCGAAAGCGGTGGCTGTTTTTGCGGTGAATCCGAACTTGAGTTTAAATGATATTCCAAACCTGGCTGAATTGCACCGCTTGCCGTTTATCGCAGTTCCTACTACGGCGGGGACTGGTTCTGAAGCGACAAAAGTAACGGTAATTACAGACGAAAAGCTTCAAAAAAAGGTTAATCCTGCACACCCGAGTTTTATTCCGGATGTCGTTATTTTAGATGCAATGCTTACGGTAAATGTGCCACCACCCGTTACAAGTTTTACGGCGCTGGATGCATTAACACATGCTATCGAAGCTTTTGTTTCAACGAAGGCAAATACTATGAGTGACTTTTTTGCAAAAGAAGCGATATCCTGTATTTCAAGAAATATTGAGACGGTTTTTGTACAACCGGACAACATGGAAGCGAGGCAGCAATTATTAATGGGTAGCTTTTATGCGGGAATTGCGTTTTCCAACTCTTCGACAAATTTGGCACATGCAACAGGTCGAGCACTCGGCGTAAAATTCCATATGCCACATGGACAATGTGTTGCACTAATGCACCCGTTTGTCATCCAATACTCACTGGAAAGCGCGTATGAACGTTACGAGGAAATAGCAAAAATCATCGGGTTGAACAGTACTCAATTTTTAAGCGGTTATTTGGATGAGCTGAACAGAAAACAGTACATTTGGAAGAGCGCACAACAGATTGCACCTTTATTGACAGATGAAGTGATCGAGCAACTTGCGGAGCAGACGTTATCCGGCAATGGGATTCTAACAAACAGGAAAGTACCGAATATTGAGGATATTGAAGTAATTTTTAAGCAATTAAGAAAGCGTTTACAAATTGAAGGGGGAATTGTGGAATGGCAACAATGTCAGGTGGAGAAGTAG
- a CDS encoding amino acid permease, which yields MEQQELKRDLKNRHVQLIAIGGTIGTGLFLGSGKAISLAGPSIIFAYLIVGTALFFVMRALGELLLSKGGYASFTEFATEYLGDWAGYITGWTYWFCWIMTAMADIIAVGMYTQYWFDIPQWVPAIACLVVLLILNLLTVKLFGELEFWFALIKIITIVALIAIGIVLLIIGFETDTGKVAVSNLWEHGGLFPNGAFGFLMAFQMVVFAFVGVELVGVAAAETANPQKNIPSAINKIPVRILLFYVGALFVILTINPWDTLSASSSPFVQVFALVGIPIAAGLINFVVLTSAASAGNSGMFSTSRMLFSLSSNKQAPKAYGKLNKNAVPQNGLLFSAVVVSIGALLSYFMPDDAFSIVTTISAICFIWVWSIILISHIIYKKRHPELHRSSIFKAPLTPFINYLILAFFLFLLIIMAISESTRTSLLLTPLWFILLFVLYKVRKR from the coding sequence TTGGAACAACAAGAATTAAAGCGCGATCTGAAAAATCGCCACGTTCAGTTAATTGCGATTGGAGGAACGATCGGAACGGGGTTGTTTTTAGGGTCAGGTAAAGCGATCTCACTTGCAGGACCTTCTATTATCTTTGCATACTTAATCGTTGGAACCGCACTATTTTTCGTCATGCGTGCACTTGGCGAATTGCTTTTATCAAAAGGCGGCTATGCATCTTTTACTGAGTTCGCCACTGAATACTTAGGGGACTGGGCAGGCTATATTACAGGCTGGACATACTGGTTTTGCTGGATTATGACGGCAATGGCAGATATTATCGCTGTCGGCATGTACACGCAGTACTGGTTTGATATCCCGCAATGGGTACCGGCTATCGCATGTTTAGTAGTTTTACTTATTTTGAATTTATTGACGGTCAAACTGTTCGGAGAGCTGGAGTTTTGGTTTGCGTTAATTAAGATCATCACAATTGTTGCGTTGATCGCAATAGGTATTGTATTGCTGATTATTGGCTTTGAAACAGATACAGGCAAGGTTGCTGTATCAAATTTATGGGAGCATGGCGGATTATTCCCGAATGGGGCATTTGGATTTTTAATGGCGTTCCAAATGGTTGTCTTTGCATTCGTTGGTGTTGAATTAGTAGGGGTAGCAGCTGCTGAAACGGCAAACCCGCAAAAGAATATCCCATCTGCAATTAATAAAATTCCCGTTCGTATTCTGCTGTTTTATGTAGGAGCATTATTCGTAATTTTAACAATCAACCCTTGGGATACATTAAGCGCGTCAAGCTCACCATTCGTTCAGGTTTTCGCATTGGTAGGTATTCCGATTGCAGCAGGTTTGATTAACTTTGTTGTGCTGACATCAGCTGCTTCTGCAGGAAATAGCGGAATGTTCTCAACGAGTCGTATGCTGTTCAGTTTAAGTAGTAATAAACAAGCACCAAAAGCTTACGGTAAATTAAACAAAAATGCGGTGCCGCAAAATGGTCTGTTATTTTCTGCGGTTGTAGTATCGATTGGTGCATTGCTTAGCTATTTCATGCCGGACGATGCATTTAGTATCGTCACAACAATTAGTGCGATTTGTTTTATTTGGGTTTGGAGCATTATTCTGATTTCGCATATTATTTACAAAAAGCGTCATCCGGAATTACATAGATCTTCAATTTTCAAAGCACCTTTAACACCATTTATCAACTATTTAATATTGGCCTTCTTCTTGTTTTTACTAATCATTATGGCCATTTCCGAGTCTACGAGAACTTCACTGCTGTTAACACCGTTATGGTTTATACTGCTGTTTGTTCTTTATAAGGTTCGTAAAAGATAA
- a CDS encoding ABC transporter permease has translation MQYVKNEWIKMWSQKNAWIMCGLLIVLIVFVAGMNKYYDVDSSTKEARLAANEEMMAHPKEMLASEDLMPEDEQYFKEEIAMAEYRIANDLPSSNAMTFTEHMDLSLTLTIMVTSIFTVVIAAGIVSSEFGTGTIKMLLTRPVARWKILLSKLVASILYGIVLFAAGIVVALIVGMALFGTDSAIALSVVDGQVVQETVENTFVETTLYSLGSTIMTIIFAFMIGTIFGSSTLAVSLSLFILLMGSTATMFIAQYDFAKYVWFANDLSFYAPGSMPMIEGLTFTFSLVVNIVYAIVFLAITFIYFMKRDVTA, from the coding sequence ATGCAATACGTTAAAAATGAATGGATCAAAATGTGGTCGCAAAAAAATGCTTGGATCATGTGCGGGCTTTTAATTGTACTAATCGTATTCGTTGCAGGGATGAACAAATATTATGATGTGGATTCAAGTACAAAAGAAGCGCGCTTAGCAGCAAATGAAGAAATGATGGCCCATCCAAAAGAAATGCTTGCTTCAGAAGATTTAATGCCGGAAGATGAGCAATATTTCAAGGAAGAAATTGCAATGGCCGAATATCGTATCGCCAATGATTTACCATCATCAAATGCAATGACCTTTACGGAACATATGGACTTATCGTTAACATTGACAATTATGGTAACAAGCATCTTTACAGTTGTTATTGCTGCAGGTATTGTATCATCAGAGTTTGGTACTGGTACGATTAAAATGCTTCTTACACGACCTGTTGCAAGATGGAAAATTTTACTTTCGAAACTTGTAGCGTCTATTCTTTATGGAATTGTACTTTTTGCCGCTGGAATCGTTGTCGCATTAATTGTCGGTATGGCATTGTTCGGTACGGACAGTGCAATTGCGTTATCAGTCGTTGATGGGCAAGTTGTGCAGGAAACGGTGGAAAATACATTTGTCGAAACGACACTTTATTCGCTCGGTTCAACAATTATGACGATTATATTTGCGTTTATGATCGGTACGATTTTTGGTTCAAGTACGTTAGCGGTAAGTTTATCGCTGTTCATCTTGTTGATGGGTTCAACGGCAACAATGTTTATCGCTCAATATGATTTTGCGAAATACGTCTGGTTTGCCAATGATTTATCGTTTTATGCACCGGGAAGTATGCCGATGATTGAAGGATTAACATTTACGTTCTCGTTAGTTGTCAATATCGTGTATGCAATCGTCTTTTTAGCAATTACGTTCATTTACTTTATGAAACGTGATGTAACGGCTTAA
- a CDS encoding cobalamin-independent methionine synthase II family protein, whose translation MCEKFQIVGSLLRKNELLTYKKQIEQRDDITYPFYKDFEGYEQVELASIQEVVKKEIENNITVVTDGEHSKSLWHLDFAWGIEGFDRYIADHGYFFKDFDGNSHYETRKDIGLRITGELSGKNHHFIEIYKKLKKSAGDHQTKLCIPSPSHILGELSFSDNFGPAAFYKTKDELKQALAIAYTEFVEEFAAAGGEILQFDDCLWQLFADDNPNSPFTGEQINQEEVQALATEFIGINNQIIEVGHRLGLKMWTHNCRGNYDSRNMGGGSYIKIANLFLKQLNYDRFFLEWDDDRAGSIEALAVFKDKPNVEIVLGLLSSKTNTLDNEDRIIKMLDEASKIIDKDRLFISHQCGFASCDGGNELTEAEQWAKIQQGQQLALQYWS comes from the coding sequence ATGTGTGAAAAATTTCAAATTGTAGGCAGTCTATTAAGAAAAAATGAATTATTAACGTATAAAAAACAAATTGAACAACGTGATGATATTACATACCCTTTTTATAAAGATTTTGAAGGCTACGAACAAGTTGAACTCGCTTCTATACAAGAAGTTGTAAAAAAAGAAATCGAAAATAACATTACGGTTGTGACAGATGGCGAGCATTCGAAATCATTATGGCATTTAGATTTTGCCTGGGGTATTGAAGGATTCGATCGCTATATTGCAGATCATGGTTATTTCTTCAAAGATTTCGATGGAAACTCTCACTATGAAACACGCAAAGACATCGGTTTACGCATTACGGGGGAACTAAGCGGGAAAAACCATCATTTTATCGAAATCTACAAAAAACTGAAAAAAAGTGCTGGCGATCACCAAACAAAACTATGTATCCCCTCACCTTCCCATATTTTAGGTGAGTTATCTTTTTCGGATAATTTCGGACCAGCTGCATTTTATAAAACAAAAGATGAATTAAAACAAGCGTTAGCAATAGCTTATACAGAGTTTGTGGAAGAGTTTGCAGCAGCTGGTGGTGAAATTTTACAATTTGATGATTGCTTATGGCAACTTTTTGCTGACGACAATCCGAATTCACCATTTACTGGCGAACAAATTAATCAAGAAGAAGTTCAAGCGTTAGCAACTGAATTTATTGGGATAAATAATCAAATTATTGAAGTGGGCCATCGTTTAGGCTTGAAAATGTGGACACATAATTGCCGAGGTAACTACGACTCACGTAATATGGGTGGTGGTTCTTACATTAAAATTGCTAACCTCTTCTTAAAGCAACTAAATTATGACCGCTTCTTCTTAGAGTGGGATGATGACCGTGCTGGTTCAATTGAAGCACTGGCTGTCTTCAAAGATAAACCAAATGTAGAAATTGTATTAGGATTATTATCTTCTAAAACTAATACTTTAGATAATGAAGATCGTATTATTAAAATGCTTGATGAAGCCTCTAAAATTATCGACAAAGACCGTTTGTTCATTTCACACCAATGCGGTTTCGCTTCCTGCGATGGCGGCAATGAACTTACAGAAGCTGAACAATGGGCAAAAATTCAGCAAGGACAGCAACTTGCTCTGCAGTACTGGAGTTAA